Part of the Vibrio ishigakensis genome, TGACAGAATACTGCAGTTGGAGGGGTAGGTGAGCCGAGTAGTTTACGCATCGCCTTTGCCCCTGAATCAAAGCTAAAGTCGCCAGATACAGATTTGGTTAGGTCGATAGTTAACCCAGCACGGCGCAGAGCTTGCTGATAGCCTTGGCTACGGAAGTTCGATAGGGCTGAGGTATCAGGGCCTGTGATCTCCGCTATCTGTTTATGTCCTAGTTGGGCTAGATAATTAACTGCTTCAAAAGAAGCGGTAAGGTTATCGATGTGAACGGTAGGCAATTCTAGCTCTGGAGCAAACTCACATGCCATCACCATAGGTGGCAGATTCTTTTGCTCGGCCTTGCTGGCATCGATGGGTAGGTCGGTACCTAAAAGAATAAGGCCATCGGCTTGCTTGGAATAGACAAGGTTTACTAACGAGTTATCGCGACATTTCTGCTGATGGCTATCGCCATGCAGAACGAGATAGCCCTGTTCAGATGCAGCGTGCTCGATCCCGCGGATGATTTCAGAGAAGTAGGGATCGCAAAGATCTGGCACGATCACCACTAGCGTCTTGGATTCGTTTCGTTTCACGCTACGCACCATGGTGTTTGGGCAGTAGCCTGATTCAACCACTGCATCCTCAACCTTCTTGCGTGTGGCAGAAGAAACTTTCTCTGGGTTCATTAACGCTCGCGATACTGTAGCGGTTGACACTCCTGCCAACTCAGCAACATCCTTCATCGTCGCCATGATTCACTTATCCTTATCTATTCGTTGCTTTGCTCTGGTTCGTCCGATGTAGAGCAGAACTGTCTCCGGTAAGAGACAGGCAAATAAGTGTAAACATTTTTGTCCGTGACGTTTACGCTGAAAGTAGCATATTCCACCCGTTGCCTGTGAGTTGACTCGCAAAACTCAGTCTAACTTCAGCAAGGTTGCGCTACAAAGGGACCAAAGGTCACAATTTCGGCGCAGTTTAACTCAAATCTTGAGGCTCGACATCAATACTCCAGCGAACTTTTTTAGAATTTGGTAACAATTCAATAGCAGGCTTGGCACTAGAGAGTAACTTTTGCATGGTAGGACGATTCTGACACTGCAGAATAAGTTGCCATCGAGACTTACCCGCACGCTTTGCCATAGGGGCAGGAGAAGGCCCCATCACCCAACAGCTCTGATCGAACAGCGGGTGTGCCTCTAGAGTCGAGCGTACTTGTCTTAAGAAGTCTTCAACCAGTTGTGAGTCATTCGCTTCAGAGCGGAATAGGGTCAAGCTGGCAAAGGGTGGCAGTTGCGCCATTCTTCTTTCTTGTAGAGCTGTATTGGCAAACTCGGTATAGCCCTTAT contains:
- the cytR gene encoding DNA-binding transcriptional regulator CytR gives rise to the protein MATMKDVAELAGVSTATVSRALMNPEKVSSATRKKVEDAVVESGYCPNTMVRSVKRNESKTLVVIVPDLCDPYFSEIIRGIEHAASEQGYLVLHGDSHQQKCRDNSLVNLVYSKQADGLILLGTDLPIDASKAEQKNLPPMVMACEFAPELELPTVHIDNLTASFEAVNYLAQLGHKQIAEITGPDTSALSNFRSQGYQQALRRAGLTIDLTKSVSGDFSFDSGAKAMRKLLGSPTPPTAVFCHNDMMAIGAMREAKAMGMRIPQDISIIGFDNIEFSEYCEPALTTVAQPRFDIGYQATQMLFNILNGDDVRTGSRLLDTELIQRQSTMPPSH